Proteins found in one Salinimonas lutimaris genomic segment:
- the thiH gene encoding 2-iminoacetate synthase ThiH, producing MTPVADALNNQDQDDLRLSIYSKKAMDVVSALQADKPGLHDFMALVSPAAEPFIESMAQRAASLTRRHFGHTMQMFVPLYLSNLCANECTYCGFTMSNRIKRKVLSSDEIEAEALAIRQMGFNSVLLVTGEHETKVGLEYLIAAVRLLKPYFSHLMLEVQPMSESDYAQLIRAGVDGVLVYQETYHRRTYADYHLRGSKQDFDWRLQTGDRLGRNGMAKIGVGALLGLSDWRVDSTMTALHARILQQTYWRSRYSVAFPRLRPCAGSVHEQQQMLSDKQLVQLICAHRIMHPQVELSLSTRESPHFRDHVSQLGITSMSAASQTQPGGYASANGALEQFSTEDNRPASQVAAALLDKGIEPVWHDWLHGFSG from the coding sequence ATGACACCGGTTGCCGATGCACTGAATAACCAGGACCAGGACGACCTGCGATTATCCATTTACAGCAAAAAAGCCATGGATGTGGTGAGCGCCCTGCAAGCCGACAAACCCGGCCTGCACGATTTTATGGCACTGGTGTCCCCGGCGGCCGAACCGTTTATAGAGTCCATGGCCCAGCGGGCAGCCAGCCTCACCCGACGCCACTTTGGCCATACCATGCAGATGTTCGTGCCCCTGTATTTATCCAATCTGTGCGCCAATGAATGTACTTACTGCGGGTTTACCATGAGCAACCGGATCAAGCGCAAGGTACTGAGCAGTGATGAAATTGAGGCAGAAGCGCTGGCCATCCGCCAGATGGGCTTTAACAGCGTGCTGCTGGTAACCGGTGAACATGAAACCAAGGTGGGTCTGGAATATCTCATCGCCGCCGTCAGGTTGTTAAAGCCCTATTTTAGTCACCTGATGCTCGAAGTGCAGCCGATGAGCGAGTCTGACTATGCACAGCTCATCAGGGCCGGCGTGGATGGGGTACTGGTGTATCAGGAAACCTATCACCGGCGTACCTACGCAGACTATCACCTGCGTGGCAGTAAGCAGGACTTTGACTGGCGCTTGCAAACCGGCGACCGGCTGGGCCGCAATGGTATGGCCAAAATAGGTGTAGGCGCCCTGTTGGGACTATCTGACTGGCGTGTAGACAGTACCATGACCGCGCTGCATGCCCGGATATTGCAGCAAACCTACTGGCGCAGCCGGTATTCTGTTGCTTTTCCCCGCCTGCGCCCCTGTGCAGGCAGCGTCCATGAACAGCAACAGATGCTGAGCGACAAACAGCTGGTGCAGCTGATTTGTGCCCACCGCATTATGCACCCTCAGGTGGAGCTGTCATTATCGACCCGGGAATCCCCACATTTTCGGGACCATGTCAGTCAGCTGGGTATCACATCGATGTCGGCCGCCTCGCAAACGCAGCCCGGCGGGTATGCGTCTGCCAATGGCGCGCTGGAACAATTCAGCACCGAGGATAACCGGCCGGCCAGTCAGGTTGCTGCGGCGCTTTTGGACAAGGGTATTGAACCGGTGTGGCACGACTGGCTACATGGTTTTTCCGGCTAA